From Vagococcus jeotgali, one genomic window encodes:
- the rpsO gene encoding 30S ribosomal protein S15, which produces MAITKERKNEIIKEYARHEGDTGSSEVQIAVLTAEINALNEHAQMHKKDHHSYRGLMKKIGHRRNLLAYLRKTDVQSYRELIQRLGLRR; this is translated from the coding sequence ATGGCAATTACAAAAGAACGTAAAAACGAAATCATCAAAGAATACGCACGTCATGAAGGGGATACAGGTTCTTCAGAAGTACAAATCGCAGTATTAACAGCTGAGATTAATGCACTTAATGAGCATGCTCAAATGCATAAAAAAGACCACCATTCATACCGTGGATTAATGAAAAAAATTGGACACCGTCGTAATTTATTAGCTTACTTACGTAAGACAGATGTTCAAAGCTACCGTGAATTAATTCAACGTCTAGGATTACGTCGTTAA